The proteins below come from a single Caulobacter flavus genomic window:
- a CDS encoding Hint domain-containing protein, which yields MPTFDISTLNGVAFTSEQVSAVSTSTINPSASSPSTGLQIVFVSPGTSGYTISNAVSNYVAGTATDYPTFGSFTLTNTGGVAATYYVHGFTADGILISKDPTLTLGDLSNVATGAKLLSNGSLVPNIQTSGAYQTLMDLWASDPDSRDYYFAYGGGYGMTFDYNDSAGHPHRVTLKDTDGDQVFDQINGRPSNPNAPTFPIVLTSNDAVYVAPPCFAAGTLVTTERGEVAVEALEVGDLVATASGESRPVIWIGARHVACDRHPRRHEVDPIRVKAHAFGPGVPRRDLLLSPGHAVMVDGVLVPVSLLANGATIAQEPVAAIRYYHVELDAHDVLLAEGMPCETYLDDGNRHAFGNAPQHVSLHGRLDPIGWDEACAPVLREGPELARMRAQLNARAVELGWTRCADPDLTLLADGVEIAPLRTVGGRVWFMAPAARTLALRSRSSKPAETVEGSTDHRRLGVAVQALRVDGEAVVLGDAAFGEGFEAIEHLDAAAWRWTVGEARLHLAGPALIELSIRLAAPTWRRPAVPQLRLVEAG from the coding sequence ATGCCGACTTTCGACATCAGCACTTTGAACGGCGTGGCCTTTACTTCGGAGCAGGTGTCGGCCGTCAGCACCTCGACGATCAACCCGTCCGCCTCGTCGCCGTCGACGGGCCTGCAGATCGTCTTCGTGTCCCCCGGGACCTCCGGCTACACGATCTCGAACGCGGTATCGAACTACGTCGCCGGCACCGCGACGGACTATCCCACGTTTGGTTCGTTCACCCTGACCAATACCGGCGGGGTGGCCGCCACCTACTACGTGCATGGCTTCACCGCCGACGGGATCCTCATCTCGAAGGACCCGACGCTGACGCTCGGCGACCTCTCGAACGTGGCGACCGGCGCCAAGCTGCTGAGTAACGGCTCGCTGGTCCCCAACATCCAGACCAGCGGCGCCTATCAGACGCTGATGGACCTGTGGGCCAGCGACCCCGACAGCCGCGACTACTACTTCGCCTATGGCGGCGGCTACGGCATGACGTTCGACTACAACGACTCCGCGGGCCATCCGCACCGGGTCACGCTGAAGGACACCGACGGCGACCAGGTTTTCGACCAGATCAACGGTCGGCCTTCGAACCCCAACGCACCAACGTTCCCGATCGTCCTGACCAGCAACGACGCGGTCTATGTGGCGCCCCCTTGTTTCGCCGCCGGCACGCTGGTGACCACCGAGCGTGGCGAGGTCGCCGTCGAGGCCCTGGAAGTCGGCGATCTGGTCGCCACCGCCTCTGGCGAGAGCCGTCCGGTGATCTGGATCGGCGCGCGCCATGTCGCCTGCGATCGCCATCCGCGACGCCACGAGGTGGATCCGATCCGGGTGAAGGCCCACGCCTTCGGCCCCGGGGTTCCGCGTCGCGACCTGCTGCTGTCGCCCGGGCACGCGGTCATGGTCGACGGCGTGCTGGTTCCGGTCAGCCTGCTGGCCAATGGCGCGACGATCGCCCAGGAGCCCGTCGCGGCGATCCGCTACTATCACGTCGAACTCGACGCCCATGACGTCCTGCTGGCCGAGGGCATGCCGTGCGAGACCTATCTCGACGACGGCAACCGCCATGCTTTCGGCAACGCGCCTCAGCACGTCAGCCTGCATGGTCGCCTCGATCCCATCGGCTGGGACGAAGCCTGCGCGCCTGTGCTGCGCGAGGGCCCCGAGCTTGCCCGGATGCGTGCTCAGCTGAACGCGCGGGCGGTCGAACTGGGCTGGACGCGCTGCGCCGACCCGGACCTGACCCTGCTCGCCGACGGGGTCGAGATCGCGCCGTTGCGGACGGTTGGCGGCCGCGTCTGGTTCATGGCGCCGGCGGCGAGGACGCTCGCGCTGCGTTCGCGCTCGTCCAAGCCGGCCGAGACGGTCGAAGGCTCGACCGATCACCGCCGCCTCGGCGTGGCCGTCCAGGCCTTGCGGGTGGATGGCGAGGCCGTCGTGCTCGGCGACGCCGCCTTTGGCGAGGGCTTCGAGGCGATCGAGCATCTCGACGCCGCGGCCTGGCGCTGGACGGTCGGAGAGGCGCGCCTGCATCTGGCCGGCCCGGCCCTGATCGAGTTGTCGATCCGCCTGGCCGCCCCGACCTGGCGCCGCCCGGCCGTGCCGCAACTGCGTCTCGTGGAAGCGGGGTGA
- a CDS encoding helix-turn-helix transcriptional regulator — protein MASRASAPAGPLDVLRTDLAELARLNGFSGGFYMHIGHRRPISEIQAELPPLRQEPRQLVSTGGLDETLYRRRGYLDLDPLAARAASGFTPFAWTLEEFADDAKARPVLRSLDAWGVRSGVIAPIQDYAGGPAFVTLFRGVAKAELAEPAAAALLLAAARLHATARSAPDAQAKGLSQRELEVLRLAALGHTEQEAAATLALSRRGVQFHLARAGEKLDAPNKTAAVARAVSAGLIAL, from the coding sequence TTGGCCAGCCGCGCTTCCGCGCCGGCCGGTCCGCTGGACGTCCTGCGCACCGATCTCGCCGAACTGGCGCGGCTGAACGGCTTTTCGGGCGGCTTCTACATGCACATCGGCCATCGCCGCCCCATCAGCGAGATCCAGGCCGAGTTGCCGCCGCTGCGCCAGGAGCCGCGTCAGCTGGTGTCGACGGGGGGGCTCGACGAGACCCTCTATCGCCGTCGCGGCTATCTCGACCTCGATCCGCTGGCCGCACGCGCCGCGAGCGGCTTCACGCCCTTCGCCTGGACGCTCGAGGAGTTCGCCGACGACGCCAAGGCGCGGCCGGTGCTGCGATCCCTGGACGCCTGGGGCGTTCGCTCCGGCGTGATCGCGCCCATCCAGGACTATGCGGGCGGTCCCGCCTTCGTGACCCTGTTCCGCGGCGTGGCCAAGGCCGAACTGGCCGAACCGGCGGCTGCGGCCTTGCTGCTCGCCGCCGCCCGTCTTCACGCGACGGCGCGGTCCGCGCCCGACGCCCAGGCGAAGGGGCTCAGCCAGCGCGAGCTGGAGGTGCTGCGGCTGGCCGCGCTGGGCCACACCGAGCAGGAGGCGGCCGCGACCCTGGCGCTGAGCCGGCGCGGCGTGCAGTTCCACCTGGCCCGCGCGGGCGAGAAGCTCGACGCCCCGAACAAGACCGCCGCCGTCGCTCGGGCGGTCAGTGCTGGCCTGATAGCGCTATAG
- a CDS encoding glycosyltransferase family 4 protein produces MTDLVLLRDRVGAPRRQRSIFVASRPSPRVPAGDSPVILDLSRLLSRALHATPTGIDRVEMAYARELARLIPDRLSHAAILPVGPHARLDRDATADFLAETEARWTAGDAASAPSRGLRLALKGCLAARPGLAEREASSRPAAYLHLSPRGLERKSLYEAVLRRRNARLVTLVHDLIPLEHPEFARPGGTAAFERKLATVTALSSGVLTNSQATARALAPHLARAGNRAPVRVAPLGVPRTTADGRPPVGAAPYFVVLSTIEPRKNHMLLLHLWRRMAETRPPAAVPRLVLVGRRGWENENILDLLDRAPALKGCVVEHGRMPDSEMRRLLAGATALLCPSFAEGYGLSVAEALEAGVPVIASDIPALREVGGDVAEYLDPLDGPAWARAVDDYAEAGSPRRARQMTRLGGWRPTLWSEHMQIALGLIDEVTR; encoded by the coding sequence ATGACCGATCTCGTCCTTCTTCGCGACCGCGTCGGCGCCCCCCGCCGCCAGCGATCGATCTTCGTCGCCTCCCGCCCCAGCCCCCGCGTTCCCGCCGGCGACAGCCCGGTGATACTCGACCTCTCGCGCCTGCTGTCGCGCGCCCTGCACGCGACCCCCACCGGCATCGACCGGGTCGAGATGGCCTATGCCCGGGAGCTGGCCCGGCTGATCCCCGACCGGCTGAGTCACGCGGCGATCCTGCCCGTGGGTCCCCACGCCCGCCTGGATCGCGACGCCACGGCCGACTTCCTGGCCGAGACCGAAGCCCGCTGGACCGCCGGCGACGCCGCGAGCGCACCATCGCGGGGCCTCAGGCTGGCGCTGAAGGGCTGCCTGGCGGCCCGCCCGGGGCTGGCCGAACGGGAGGCCTCGTCGCGCCCCGCCGCTTACCTCCACCTGTCGCCGCGGGGCCTTGAACGCAAATCCCTGTACGAGGCCGTGCTTCGTCGCCGCAACGCCCGGCTGGTGACCCTGGTCCACGATCTGATCCCCCTGGAGCACCCGGAGTTCGCGCGCCCCGGCGGTACGGCCGCCTTCGAACGCAAGCTGGCCACCGTCACCGCGCTGTCCAGCGGCGTGCTGACCAACTCCCAGGCCACGGCGAGAGCGCTCGCCCCCCATCTGGCCCGGGCCGGCAACCGCGCGCCCGTCAGGGTGGCCCCGCTGGGCGTTCCCAGGACCACCGCCGATGGAAGGCCGCCCGTCGGCGCCGCGCCCTACTTCGTGGTGCTGAGCACCATCGAGCCGCGCAAGAACCATATGCTGCTGCTTCACCTGTGGCGGCGAATGGCCGAGACGAGGCCTCCGGCGGCGGTGCCCCGCCTGGTGCTGGTCGGGCGGCGCGGCTGGGAGAACGAGAACATCCTCGACCTGCTGGACCGCGCCCCGGCCCTGAAGGGCTGCGTGGTCGAGCACGGCCGCATGCCCGACTCCGAGATGCGGCGCCTTCTCGCCGGCGCCACGGCGCTCCTTTGCCCTTCCTTCGCCGAGGGCTACGGCCTGTCGGTCGCCGAGGCCCTCGAGGCCGGCGTGCCGGTGATCGCCAGCGACATCCCCGCGCTGCGCGAGGTGGGCGGCGACGTGGCCGAGTATCTCGACCCGCTGGACGGCCCGGCCTGGGCCCGCGCGGTCGACGACTACGCCGAAGCCGGCTCTCCGCGCCGCGCCCGGCAGATGACCCGCCTTGGAGGCTGGCGACCCACGCTGTGGAGCGAGCACATGCAGATCGCCCTCGGCCTGATCGACGAGGTCACCCGATGA
- a CDS encoding substrate-binding domain-containing protein yields the protein MSKLKLRAIAGVSAIAACAAFAGAAHAQVNGGGSSLIAPYWRQAADCYGTHETLLVKAVPTSTLPTTQFCTGGSLTSNTVRYISTGSGTGIAGIYSHDASKYGDIDLATAGDQFWPRVHYGLSETSLSASDVNVYNNGGTVQGVTVAASPTAGQYPLPKPLYGALVQFPVAIAPVAVAFDPVYKKVRNADGSVTSVSFNLVGGELKLDAATYCKIFNGQITDWSDSALTALNGGTSLTGGVSVPLQIVGRSESSGTTGLFTRHLAAVCGSLSGNAFADGASTLPASIQGGTYNKSTNVVTGEVSGKFTRAEGSDGVAKYLAFTAQPGSNAGDQVVQARIGYVGADYTLPFSTNTGNNYGLASASLQNALGAYVKPQPAAATAAFGALAPPQSNATGGYSATNTANGLRANPQDWVQSSSKTSPLANPNVAGSYPIIGTVNWISYTCYADSASLGTLTSSSNTGILNQLDTALIADPSTGLLANAGLAALPSNWATAIRATFLVPTTATRPLNLYLDVAGTTTGNTTCGAGTIVGA from the coding sequence ATGTCTAAGCTGAAGCTTCGCGCCATCGCCGGCGTGAGCGCCATCGCCGCTTGCGCCGCCTTCGCCGGTGCCGCCCACGCCCAGGTCAACGGGGGCGGCTCCTCGCTGATCGCCCCGTACTGGCGCCAGGCCGCCGACTGCTACGGCACGCACGAGACCCTGCTGGTCAAGGCCGTGCCGACCAGCACCCTGCCGACCACCCAGTTCTGCACGGGCGGTTCGCTGACCTCGAACACCGTCCGCTACATCTCGACGGGTTCGGGCACGGGCATCGCCGGCATCTACAGCCACGACGCCTCGAAGTACGGCGACATCGACCTGGCCACGGCGGGCGACCAGTTCTGGCCGCGCGTCCACTACGGCCTGTCGGAAACCTCGCTGAGCGCCAGCGACGTCAACGTCTACAACAACGGCGGCACCGTCCAGGGCGTGACCGTCGCGGCCTCGCCGACCGCCGGCCAGTACCCGCTGCCGAAGCCGCTCTACGGCGCCCTCGTGCAGTTCCCGGTCGCCATCGCCCCGGTCGCCGTGGCCTTCGACCCCGTCTACAAGAAGGTCCGCAACGCCGACGGCTCGGTCACGAGCGTCTCGTTCAACCTCGTCGGCGGTGAGCTGAAGCTCGACGCGGCCACCTACTGCAAGATCTTCAACGGCCAGATCACCGACTGGAGCGACAGCGCCCTGACCGCCCTGAACGGCGGCACGTCGCTGACCGGCGGCGTCAGCGTTCCGCTGCAAATCGTCGGCCGCTCGGAAAGCTCGGGCACCACGGGCCTGTTCACCCGCCACCTGGCCGCCGTCTGCGGTTCGCTGTCGGGCAACGCCTTCGCTGACGGCGCTTCGACCCTGCCGGCCTCGATCCAGGGCGGCACCTACAACAAGAGCACCAACGTCGTGACCGGCGAAGTCTCGGGCAAGTTCACCCGCGCCGAAGGCAGCGACGGCGTGGCCAAGTACCTGGCCTTCACCGCTCAGCCCGGTTCGAACGCCGGCGACCAAGTCGTCCAGGCCCGCATCGGCTACGTCGGCGCCGACTACACGCTGCCCTTCTCGACCAACACGGGCAACAACTACGGCCTGGCCTCGGCCTCGCTGCAGAACGCCCTCGGCGCCTACGTGAAGCCGCAACCGGCCGCCGCCACGGCCGCCTTCGGCGCCCTGGCTCCGCCCCAGTCGAACGCCACGGGCGGCTACAGCGCGACCAACACCGCCAACGGCCTGCGCGCCAACCCGCAGGACTGGGTCCAGTCGTCGAGCAAGACCTCGCCGCTGGCCAACCCGAACGTCGCCGGTTCGTATCCGATCATCGGCACCGTGAACTGGATCAGCTACACCTGCTACGCCGACAGCGCGTCGCTGGGCACCCTGACCAGCTCGTCGAACACCGGCATCCTGAACCAGCTCGACACGGCCCTGATCGCCGATCCGAGCACGGGCCTGCTGGCCAACGCCGGCCTGGCCGCGCTGCCGAGCAACTGGGCGACCGCCATCCGCGCGACGTTCCTGGTTCCGACCACCGCGACCCGTCCGCTGAACCTCTATCTGGACGTCGCCGGCACGACCACGGGCAACACGACCTGCGGCGCTGGCACGATCGTCGGCGCCTAA
- a CDS encoding glycosyltransferase family 4 protein has product MARYAAVLAQTLETLGAPPAFVRDAAPSDARAQNRLAAWLRAQRAGVRRLRPAGDDQTWTRRDLFAEAQSYFNRHGRLMELTVPDPPTVMHWTYPVPLAMTGTRNLYTIHDLIPLQRPDLTGVDPRRHRRLLEAVATRADHLVAVSEHTRRALIEILGASPHRVTNTWQASPDAERNSPAEWPPLPPGLVEKGYFVAVGAIDPRKNLTRLAAAWRAAGAPLPLVIVGPDGWRAETVLKGLPSDPRLIRLPWLERRALLALIARARALLFPSLAEGFGLPALEAMHLGAPVLASAEDGLAEVVGDGGLLVAPEDEAALAAAIGRLAGDDRLRETLIRAGSKRALAFSHHAYGRRLAALYQAVADQSLAPLHDAG; this is encoded by the coding sequence GTGGCGCGCTACGCCGCGGTTCTGGCCCAGACACTGGAAACCCTGGGCGCGCCCCCGGCTTTCGTGCGCGACGCCGCCCCGAGCGACGCCCGAGCGCAGAACCGCCTCGCCGCCTGGCTCCGGGCCCAGCGCGCCGGCGTTCGCCGCCTGCGCCCGGCGGGAGACGACCAGACATGGACGAGGCGGGACCTGTTCGCCGAGGCCCAGTCCTACTTCAATCGCCATGGCCGCCTGATGGAACTGACAGTCCCGGATCCGCCGACGGTGATGCACTGGACCTATCCCGTCCCGCTCGCGATGACCGGGACCCGGAACCTTTACACCATCCACGACCTGATCCCCCTGCAGCGCCCCGACCTGACCGGCGTGGACCCGCGCCGCCACCGGCGGCTGCTGGAGGCGGTCGCGACCCGGGCCGATCACCTGGTCGCCGTCTCGGAACACACGCGCCGCGCCCTGATCGAGATCCTGGGCGCATCGCCCCACCGGGTGACCAACACCTGGCAAGCCTCGCCGGACGCCGAACGGAACAGCCCCGCCGAATGGCCGCCCCTACCGCCCGGCCTGGTCGAGAAAGGCTATTTCGTCGCGGTCGGCGCGATCGATCCCCGCAAGAACCTGACGCGACTGGCAGCGGCCTGGCGCGCGGCCGGCGCGCCCCTGCCGCTGGTGATCGTGGGTCCGGACGGCTGGCGGGCGGAGACTGTTCTGAAAGGCCTGCCGTCCGATCCACGGCTGATACGCCTGCCGTGGCTGGAGCGACGAGCCCTGCTGGCGCTGATCGCCCGAGCCCGGGCCCTGCTCTTTCCGTCCCTGGCCGAAGGCTTCGGCCTGCCGGCGCTGGAAGCCATGCATCTGGGCGCGCCGGTGCTGGCCAGCGCCGAGGACGGTCTGGCCGAAGTCGTCGGCGACGGCGGCCTGCTGGTCGCGCCCGAGGACGAGGCCGCCCTGGCGGCGGCCATCGGCCGCCTCGCGGGAGACGATCGCCTGCGCGAAACGCTGATCCGCGCCGGATCCAAGCGGGCCCTGGCCTTTTCCCATCATGCCTATGGCCGTCGACTGGCCGCCCTGTACCAGGCCGTGGCGGACCAGTCTCTTGCGCCCCTCCACGACGCCGGATGA
- a CDS encoding ABC transporter permease, which produces MSLGQLARGADNQAHVIGALILRELHTRYGRDNIGYLWMIAEPALLAVAVAALHSGGGVSPHGGGVAPVPLALVGYCVFMIFRSVVTRAETALEANKPLLFHRSVTIFDLLASRAVLEALSTTATLAILLSGAWSLGLAAPPARPLHLMAALGAMTWLSFGISMLVCAATYDNRLVAKFVHPATYILMPISGAFFVLDWIPPPYRDWLALSPINQIFELAHTGQFASVDSPYVHGEQIVGWCLAFTLAGLLALRVLRRHVHLN; this is translated from the coding sequence ATGAGCCTTGGCCAACTGGCGCGCGGGGCCGACAACCAGGCGCACGTGATCGGCGCGCTGATCCTGCGCGAACTGCACACCCGCTATGGCCGCGACAACATCGGCTACCTCTGGATGATCGCCGAGCCGGCCCTGCTGGCCGTGGCCGTGGCCGCCCTGCATTCCGGCGGCGGCGTCTCTCCCCACGGCGGCGGCGTCGCCCCGGTGCCGCTGGCCCTGGTGGGCTACTGCGTCTTCATGATCTTTCGATCGGTCGTCACCCGCGCGGAGACGGCGCTGGAAGCCAACAAGCCCCTGCTCTTCCACCGGTCGGTGACGATCTTCGATCTGCTGGCTTCCCGCGCGGTTCTCGAGGCGCTGTCCACCACCGCCACCCTGGCGATCCTGCTGAGCGGGGCCTGGAGCCTCGGCCTGGCCGCGCCGCCCGCCCGCCCCCTCCACCTCATGGCCGCCCTGGGCGCCATGACCTGGCTGTCGTTCGGCATTTCGATGCTGGTCTGCGCGGCCACCTACGACAACCGCCTGGTCGCCAAGTTCGTGCACCCGGCGACCTACATCCTGATGCCGATCAGCGGGGCCTTCTTCGTGCTCGACTGGATCCCCCCGCCCTATCGCGACTGGCTGGCCCTGTCGCCGATCAACCAGATCTTCGAACTGGCCCACACCGGCCAGTTCGCCAGCGTCGACAGCCCCTACGTTCACGGCGAGCAGATCGTCGGATGGTGCCTGGCCTTCACGCTCGCGGGCCTGCTGGCCCTGCGGGTGCTGCGCCGGCACGTGCACCTCAACTAG
- a CDS encoding helix-turn-helix domain-containing protein, with product MQDEYDIAQGDPAREAAVLDQRETRAAPSGAADHRRAALDLVERAERAVVAALPRRVDERTLADSVGATLQHLRYAFRTTRGSSIYAALADLRLRHARDFLAGDPSLTPAAAANFCGFGHIGNFRRAFRQRFGHDPDHAAAPDSEPTA from the coding sequence ATGCAGGACGAGTACGACATCGCGCAGGGGGATCCGGCCAGAGAAGCGGCCGTCCTGGACCAGCGCGAAACGCGCGCCGCGCCGAGCGGCGCGGCCGATCACCGGCGCGCCGCTCTCGATCTCGTCGAGCGCGCCGAGCGCGCGGTGGTGGCCGCCCTGCCCCGTCGGGTCGACGAACGCACTCTGGCCGACAGCGTCGGCGCGACCTTGCAGCACCTTCGCTATGCGTTTCGCACCACGCGCGGCTCTTCGATCTATGCGGCGCTGGCCGACCTGCGCCTGCGCCATGCGCGCGACTTCCTGGCCGGCGATCCGAGCCTGACGCCGGCGGCGGCGGCGAATTTCTGCGGCTTCGGCCACATCGGCAACTTCCGGCGCGCCTTCCGCCAGCGCTTCGGCCACGATCCCGACCATGCCGCCGCGCCGGACAGCGAGCCGACCGCATGA
- a CDS encoding beta-3-deoxy-D-manno-oct-2-ulosonic acid transferase: protein MSLILGGRRVGSPRTAAVTTQPVLRAPPFGRRRPVVSRLRDFDRALDECAMAPLAERERAAALARKLADERLGGAFWAPCAGLKPGAILLRPRGLSEGCAMLSAALARSSGEAIVISAPDTHWAASLRGPADVAGARLIPGERDPWSLVENARQVVAHADDPVAFHAAVIGRPVRWTGPRDLSGCGADALAQAFLLAGVAYRDPFSGEPCQAEDIAALLADWRRHLDRTRGVAVCVGIAPWKRQAVSDMLASPTGAPAMARRRRGLALARSSGGVAAGWATRLPNGFDVDAAQAGVVLARMEDGFLRSAGLGAGLVPPLSLTLDRLGAHYDPAVASELTRLLTSPAVRDPVLLARAERLIERLRDAAVGKYGQDRSAPFVRPDAARVVLVVGQVEDDASVRFGGGGVRGNLDLLARVRAIEPKATILYRPHPDVEAGHRRGGVPDHAVLTHADQVVRAPGLPSLAAAVDAVHVLTSLAGFEALLRGTPVVTHGHPFYAGWGLTTDLAAPSRGELGLPALVAGALILYPLYLDPKTRLPCPPEVLVDRLTQAPPPPGALARLRALQGRLAKSLETRG from the coding sequence ATGAGCCTTATCCTGGGGGGGCGACGCGTCGGCTCGCCGCGAACGGCCGCCGTGACGACGCAGCCGGTGCTGCGCGCGCCGCCGTTCGGACGGCGGCGGCCAGTCGTCAGCCGGCTGCGAGACTTCGATCGCGCCCTCGACGAATGCGCCATGGCGCCGCTGGCCGAGCGCGAACGCGCCGCCGCCCTTGCCCGCAAGCTGGCGGACGAGCGCCTGGGCGGCGCGTTCTGGGCCCCGTGCGCCGGCCTGAAGCCCGGTGCGATCCTGCTGCGCCCGCGGGGTCTCTCTGAAGGCTGCGCCATGCTGTCGGCCGCCCTGGCCAGGTCCTCGGGCGAGGCGATCGTGATCAGCGCGCCGGATACGCACTGGGCCGCCAGCCTGCGCGGCCCCGCCGACGTGGCGGGCGCCAGGCTGATACCGGGCGAGCGCGATCCCTGGTCCCTCGTCGAGAACGCTCGCCAGGTCGTCGCCCACGCCGACGATCCCGTGGCCTTCCATGCCGCGGTCATCGGCCGCCCCGTGCGCTGGACCGGACCGCGCGACCTTTCCGGCTGCGGCGCCGACGCCCTGGCCCAGGCCTTCCTGCTGGCCGGCGTGGCCTATCGCGACCCGTTCAGCGGCGAGCCCTGCCAGGCCGAGGACATCGCCGCGCTGCTGGCCGACTGGCGGCGTCACCTGGACCGCACGCGCGGCGTCGCCGTCTGCGTCGGCATAGCGCCCTGGAAGCGCCAGGCGGTGAGCGACATGTTGGCTTCGCCGACGGGCGCGCCCGCCATGGCCCGGCGCCGGCGCGGCCTGGCGCTGGCGCGCTCGAGCGGCGGCGTGGCCGCGGGCTGGGCGACCCGACTGCCCAACGGCTTCGACGTCGATGCGGCCCAGGCCGGCGTCGTGCTGGCGCGCATGGAGGACGGCTTCCTGCGATCGGCCGGACTGGGCGCGGGACTGGTTCCCCCGCTGTCGCTGACGCTGGACCGGCTGGGCGCGCACTACGATCCGGCGGTCGCCAGCGAGCTCACCCGCCTCCTGACCTCTCCGGCCGTGCGCGATCCGGTCCTCTTGGCCAGGGCCGAACGCCTGATCGAACGCCTGCGCGACGCGGCCGTCGGAAAGTACGGGCAGGATCGCTCGGCGCCGTTCGTCCGGCCGGACGCCGCACGCGTCGTTCTGGTGGTCGGCCAGGTCGAGGACGACGCATCCGTGCGGTTCGGCGGCGGCGGCGTGCGCGGCAATCTCGACCTCCTGGCCAGGGTGCGTGCGATCGAGCCCAAGGCCACGATCCTCTATCGCCCCCATCCGGACGTCGAGGCCGGACACCGTCGCGGCGGCGTTCCCGACCATGCCGTCCTGACCCACGCCGATCAGGTGGTGCGCGCACCCGGACTGCCCAGCCTGGCGGCGGCCGTCGACGCCGTGCACGTACTGACCTCGCTGGCCGGCTTCGAGGCCCTGCTGCGCGGGACGCCGGTCGTCACTCACGGCCATCCGTTCTACGCCGGCTGGGGCCTGACCACCGACCTGGCGGCGCCGTCGCGGGGCGAACTCGGCCTTCCCGCGCTGGTCGCCGGCGCGCTGATCCTCTACCCGCTCTATCTCGATCCGAAGACGCGCCTGCCGTGCCCGCCCGAGGTGCTGGTCGACCGCCTGACCCAGGCTCCGCCGCCGCCCGGCGCCCTCGCGCGACTGCGCGCGCTGCAAGGGCGGCTGGCCAAGAGCCTGGAGACCCGGGGATGA
- a CDS encoding capsule biosynthesis protein, translated as MSRQVLFLQGPPGRFFADLAEILRQRGCGVHRVNFNGGDQASWRMPGAVNYRGRTRDWRDFLSALLAARKITDIVLFGDCRPLHRVAASLARDMGAVLHVFEEGYLRPDWITLERGGVNAHSPMDRDPDWYRTTAVGLPPAQASAPLPSSLGRRALACLAYYAAEIALRPAFPRHRTHRPWGALTEAGGWIARLARQGAAQRRSRTALTGLRPGDYFILPLQLDSDYQLRVHSTFHGMRPALRRALTSFARHAPADALLVVKTHPLDNGLIDWRRAALSLARTEGVAGRVVFVEAGDIVELVGGARGVVTVNSTTGTLALAAGRPVKVLGRAVYDIDGLTHQGPLDDFWNAPSAPDPDLYEAFRRVLANRCLIAGGFYAGGMRATLAACADRILAPHAGRSSVASPLLELAPAE; from the coding sequence ATGAGCCGACAGGTTCTCTTCCTGCAGGGGCCGCCCGGACGCTTCTTCGCCGACCTCGCGGAGATCTTGCGCCAGCGTGGATGCGGCGTTCACCGGGTGAACTTCAACGGCGGCGACCAGGCGTCGTGGCGCATGCCCGGCGCGGTCAACTATCGTGGCCGGACGCGAGACTGGCGCGACTTCCTGAGCGCCCTGCTCGCCGCCCGAAAGATCACCGACATCGTCCTGTTCGGCGACTGCCGCCCCCTGCATCGGGTCGCCGCCAGCCTCGCGCGCGACATGGGCGCGGTGCTGCACGTCTTCGAGGAAGGCTATCTCAGGCCCGACTGGATCACGCTGGAACGCGGCGGCGTCAACGCCCACTCTCCCATGGACCGTGATCCGGACTGGTATCGCACCACGGCCGTCGGCCTGCCGCCGGCGCAGGCCAGCGCTCCCCTGCCGTCGTCGCTGGGCCGGCGCGCCCTGGCCTGCCTGGCCTACTACGCCGCCGAGATCGCCCTGCGCCCCGCCTTTCCGCGCCACCGCACCCATCGCCCCTGGGGCGCGCTGACCGAGGCCGGCGGCTGGATCGCGCGCCTGGCCCGCCAGGGCGCGGCGCAGCGTCGATCACGGACGGCCCTGACAGGCCTGAGACCGGGGGACTACTTCATCCTCCCCCTGCAACTGGATTCCGACTACCAGCTGCGCGTCCATTCCACGTTCCATGGCATGCGCCCGGCCCTGCGCCGTGCGCTGACCTCGTTCGCGCGGCATGCGCCCGCCGACGCGCTGCTGGTCGTCAAGACCCACCCCCTGGACAACGGCCTGATCGACTGGAGACGGGCCGCCCTGAGCCTGGCCCGGACCGAAGGCGTCGCCGGGCGGGTGGTCTTCGTCGAGGCCGGCGACATCGTCGAACTGGTCGGCGGAGCGCGCGGCGTGGTGACGGTCAACAGCACCACCGGGACGCTGGCGCTCGCCGCCGGCCGGCCCGTCAAGGTTCTCGGCCGAGCCGTCTACGACATCGACGGCCTGACCCATCAAGGACCGCTGGACGATTTCTGGAACGCGCCGTCCGCGCCCGATCCCGACCTCTACGAAGCCTTCCGCCGCGTGCTCGCCAACCGCTGCCTGATCGCGGGCGGCTTCTACGCCGGCGGCATGCGCGCAACCCTCGCGGCCTGCGCCGACCGGATACTGGCGCCCCACGCCGGCCGGTCCAGCGTCGCCTCGCCCCTGCTCGAACTGGCGCCGGCCGAATGA